A window from Candidatus Stygibacter australis encodes these proteins:
- a CDS encoding cation:proton antiporter subunit C — protein sequence MIPFILCLILFLIGLYGIITQKNLIKIIIGLAIMEYSVNLFLIMIGYVDGGTAPIFAEKFHIGSYVDPLPQAMILTAIVIGLATTALLLAMAIRLYRKYGTFDIRKINSLKG from the coding sequence ATGATACCATTTATATTGTGTTTGATCCTTTTTCTCATCGGATTATATGGTATAATTACGCAAAAAAATCTGATCAAGATCATTATTGGATTGGCAATCATGGAATACAGTGTAAACCTGTTTCTGATCATGATTGGATATGTTGATGGTGGCACTGCTCCCATTTTTGCTGAGAAGTTTCATATCGGCAGTTATGTAGATCCTCTACCTCAGGCAATGATCCTCACTGCTATTGTTATCGGATTAGCAACAACTGCTCTGCTTCTGGCGATGGCTATCAGATTATACAGAAAATATGGTACTTTTGATATCAGAAAGATAAATAGTCTAAAAGGATAA
- a CDS encoding MnhB domain-containing protein — protein MKGMTIIVRKVTQFIAPIIFLFGIYIVFYGHLTPGGGFAGGVIMASAFILQILANGEILDKLRKEESGLEFLESGAILGFIIIAGFGLILSSSFVFFSNFINKGVIGKLLSAGMIPLENIIVGTEVCAAITTIFIALVVYKDEVAL, from the coding sequence ATGAAAGGTATGACGATAATTGTAAGAAAAGTAACTCAGTTCATAGCTCCCATAATCTTTCTTTTCGGGATATATATCGTGTTTTATGGTCATTTAACTCCTGGTGGTGGTTTTGCTGGTGGAGTGATAATGGCAAGTGCCTTTATTCTGCAGATCCTGGCAAATGGAGAAATTCTCGATAAGCTTCGTAAGGAAGAATCCGGACTGGAATTTCTAGAAAGTGGAGCAATACTCGGATTTATAATAATTGCAGGATTTGGTTTGATCCTTTCAAGTTCATTTGTGTTTTTCAGTAATTTTATTAATAAGGGTGTCATTGGCAAATTACTCAGTGCAGGAATGATCCCGCTGGAAAATATTATTGTCGGTACCGAAGTATGTGCTGCTATAACTACAATTTTCATTGCTCTGGTTGTATATAAGGATGAGGTAGCTTTATGA
- a CDS encoding DUF4040 domain-containing protein, whose amino-acid sequence MEIYLIIMLVLMIFGSLYSLHAKDLLSAVISYGIVGFGLVISFLLLQAPDLAIVQVVIEIVTLVIMIAVIKDTTEKEDKQTARFSQFIYLLVLLLFTIAFYLAFDKISGSLSPFGQHATRMATAYTQGVHETGSANLVTGVVFGFRAYDTLGEATVLFTAVIGVLTILRLKGKKGE is encoded by the coding sequence ATGGAAATATATTTAATTATTATGCTGGTTTTGATGATTTTTGGTTCGTTGTATTCTCTGCATGCCAAAGATCTGCTTTCTGCCGTGATCTCTTATGGTATAGTAGGATTTGGGTTAGTGATCTCGTTTTTACTGCTTCAGGCACCAGATCTGGCAATTGTGCAGGTTGTGATCGAGATTGTCACACTGGTTATCATGATCGCAGTTATCAAAGATACCACAGAAAAGGAAGACAAGCAGACTGCCCGCTTCAGTCAGTTTATCTACCTTCTGGTTCTATTGCTGTTTACGATCGCTTTCTACCTGGCATTTGATAAGATCTCAGGCAGTTTGAGTCCCTTTGGACAGCATGCCACTAGAATGGCTACTGCTTACACTCAAGGAGTACATGAAACCGGAAGTGCTAATCTGGTAACAGGTGTAGTATTTGGTTTCAGGGCATATGATACTTTGGGTGAGGCTACTGTGCTTTTCACGGCTGTGATAGGTGTTTTGACCATTCTGAGGTTAAAAGGCAAAAAGGGAGAGTGA
- a CDS encoding proton-conducting transporter membrane subunit yields MVNFQIIIFFPILAGIILFILPEVLKTVKGIITLAISAYLLYLAVRVFALPSGFYLIPCQIAFLSDYLRMNVDAISKLIVLFIGIFSFLYSLYSLGYISKKQKLHDYYSYFLITSGAAFGAALADNLLFFIFCWGILGLTLYMLIRGKDEASSSAAKKTLILIGASDSILILGIGILFKITGSYNISAINISTSGALANVAFLCLLVAALTKAGAMPFHTWVPDYVEHAPASASAFLPASLDKLLGIYFLARICLHLFNLTAWSTMLLMIIGSLTIICAVMMALVQHNYKKLLGYHAVSQVGYMITGLALGSPLGIAAGLFHMVNNALYKGGLFLTAGSVEKQTGEQEIDNLGGLSRLMPITFFSAIIFAIAISGIPPLNGFYSKWMIYRGIIDFGSGTDLVNKLWIVWLGLAVLGSALTLASFIKLISGVFLGRMQEKFAQIKEVKFWMWFPQIALAATCIFFGLFAAKGIIPFLFNFEPISSSQNITGLWESPQVSILILISIILGIIIYAIGNIGKHRQEDSFVGGEKVQNEMNFAPSDFYKTITEFKLTAFFYNAAKKKWFDIYHLGRNTVLGLFNIFSSCHTGILSTYLVWVAAGLAIILLILI; encoded by the coding sequence ATGGTAAATTTTCAAATTATTATCTTTTTCCCGATCCTGGCAGGAATTATACTGTTTATCTTACCCGAAGTCCTGAAAACGGTGAAAGGAATTATCACATTAGCTATATCTGCATATCTATTATACCTCGCTGTAAGGGTTTTCGCCTTGCCTTCCGGTTTTTACCTGATACCGTGTCAGATAGCATTTTTAAGTGATTACCTGAGAATGAATGTGGATGCCATCAGCAAACTGATAGTGCTATTTATCGGAATATTCAGTTTTCTGTATTCCTTGTATTCCTTAGGCTATATAAGTAAAAAACAGAAGTTGCATGATTATTATTCATATTTCCTGATAACTTCTGGAGCTGCCTTTGGGGCTGCTCTGGCAGATAATCTGCTGTTCTTTATTTTCTGCTGGGGTATTCTGGGTTTGACATTATACATGCTGATAAGGGGTAAGGATGAAGCAAGCTCTTCAGCTGCTAAAAAGACCTTGATCCTGATTGGTGCATCAGACTCTATTCTGATTTTAGGTATTGGGATATTATTTAAAATTACCGGTTCTTATAATATTTCAGCAATCAATATCAGCACCAGTGGAGCACTTGCTAATGTAGCATTTCTGTGTTTGCTGGTAGCAGCTTTGACCAAGGCAGGAGCAATGCCTTTTCATACCTGGGTACCAGATTATGTGGAGCATGCACCGGCATCAGCCTCAGCATTTCTTCCTGCTTCCCTGGATAAACTGCTGGGTATTTATTTTCTAGCGCGAATATGTCTGCATTTATTTAATCTCACAGCCTGGTCGACAATGCTTCTGATGATAATCGGTTCATTGACTATTATCTGCGCAGTTATGATGGCATTAGTGCAGCATAATTATAAGAAACTTCTGGGTTATCATGCTGTTTCGCAGGTAGGTTATATGATCACAGGACTGGCATTAGGCAGCCCTCTGGGCATAGCAGCCGGACTTTTCCATATGGTAAATAATGCCTTATATAAAGGCGGATTATTTCTCACAGCAGGCAGCGTGGAGAAACAGACTGGTGAACAGGAAATCGATAATCTGGGAGGATTATCAAGATTAATGCCCATAACCTTTTTCTCAGCAATTATTTTTGCCATTGCAATCTCAGGAATTCCACCGTTAAATGGATTCTACTCTAAGTGGATGATCTATCGAGGTATAATTGATTTTGGCTCAGGCACAGATCTGGTCAATAAACTCTGGATAGTCTGGCTGGGACTTGCAGTGCTTGGTTCTGCTCTCACTCTTGCCAGTTTTATAAAATTAATATCAGGAGTATTCCTGGGAAGGATGCAGGAAAAGTTTGCCCAGATCAAAGAAGTAAAATTCTGGATGTGGTTCCCGCAAATTGCCTTGGCTGCAACCTGTATATTCTTTGGTTTATTTGCTGCCAAGGGAATAATACCATTCTTATTTAATTTTGAGCCCATATCTTCTAGTCAGAATATAACCGGATTGTGGGAATCTCCCCAGGTATCGATATTAATTCTGATATCTATCATTTTGGGAATAATAATCTATGCTATTGGCAATATTGGCAAACATCGTCAGGAAGATAGCTTTGTTGGTGGAGAAAAAGTACAGAATGAGATGAATTTTGCTCCTTCAGATTTTTATAAAACTATAACAGAATTTAAATTGACGGCGTTCTTCTATAATGCTGCCAAAAAGAAATGGTTTGATATCTATCACCTGGGAAGAAATACTGTATTGGGTTTATTTAACATCTTCAGTTCCTGTCATACGGGTATATTATCCACATATCTGGTATGGGTAGCTGCTGGATTAGCAATAATATTGCTGATCCTCATCTAA
- a CDS encoding nickel-dependent hydrogenase large subunit: MGKKTIVPIGPYHPLLEEPEFFKLYCDGETVVDMVWETGYNHRGIEKICESKTFEQVFYVVERICGICSTSHPFAYANAVESIAGVEIPIRAKYIRTLIGELERVHSHLLWVGLAGHFLGYNTVFMWAWKYREPVLDMFEMITGNRNSYAMFTIGGVRRDIDAEKAKLLYKVLDEVEKKNNLLIGAVMDDPVIHARLKGVGVLTAKDIHDFGAVGPTARASGVDMDIRRDDPYAAYDLVDWKVITAQGGDVFAKAEVRLLELIESIKIIRQCLDYLQKNETGDIKAKVKDIPAGIGIGRAEAPRGEVFHFVKSDGGNSPVRHKIRAPSYTCIPTFRRSCIGGTISDAAISTAAVDPCYCCTERMSQAYDVKTGEKLYNAAELIKLSQSKTEEIKKRLNKR; this comes from the coding sequence ATGGGTAAAAAAACTATAGTACCAATAGGTCCTTATCATCCTCTGCTGGAAGAGCCGGAATTTTTTAAATTATATTGTGATGGTGAAACTGTGGTGGATATGGTCTGGGAGACAGGCTACAATCATCGCGGGATAGAGAAGATCTGTGAATCAAAGACATTTGAGCAGGTTTTTTATGTAGTAGAAAGAATCTGCGGGATTTGCTCAACTTCCCATCCTTTTGCCTATGCTAATGCGGTGGAAAGTATTGCCGGAGTGGAAATTCCCATCAGGGCAAAATATATTCGCACCTTAATTGGCGAATTGGAAAGAGTTCATAGTCATTTGCTGTGGGTAGGACTCGCGGGGCATTTTCTGGGATATAATACAGTATTTATGTGGGCCTGGAAATATCGCGAGCCAGTTCTTGATATGTTTGAGATGATCACAGGTAACCGCAATAGTTATGCCATGTTCACTATAGGTGGAGTTAGACGGGATATTGATGCCGAGAAAGCCAAATTGCTCTATAAGGTATTAGATGAAGTAGAAAAGAAGAATAATCTCTTAATTGGTGCAGTGATGGATGATCCGGTAATTCATGCCAGATTAAAGGGAGTAGGCGTTCTTACAGCTAAAGATATACATGATTTTGGTGCAGTAGGTCCCACAGCCCGTGCTTCAGGAGTGGATATGGATATTCGCAGGGATGATCCATATGCAGCTTATGATCTTGTGGATTGGAAAGTGATCACTGCTCAAGGTGGAGATGTTTTTGCCAAGGCAGAAGTAAGGTTGCTGGAATTGATCGAATCAATCAAGATCATCCGTCAATGTCTTGATTACCTGCAGAAAAATGAAACAGGTGATATCAAAGCAAAGGTCAAGGATATTCCAGCAGGAATTGGCATAGGACGTGCTGAAGCACCCAGAGGTGAGGTTTTTCACTTTGTGAAATCAGATGGCGGGAATAGTCCTGTAAGGCATAAGATAAGGGCACCCAGCTATACCTGTATACCCACCTTTAGAAGATCATGTATTGGTGGGACAATATCCGATGCTGCCATATCTACAGCAGCAGTTGACCCATGTTATTGCTGCACAGAAAGAATGAGCCAGGCTTATGATGTGAAGACGGGAGAAAAACTTTATAATGCAGCAGAGTTGATAAAATTATCCCAATCGAAAACGGAAGAAATAAAAAAGCGGCTTAATAAAAGGTAA
- a CDS encoding NADH-quinone oxidoreductase subunit C translates to MKIENFIEEVRKKYPDIKVEEINLKRLMIYISKELLLDITSYLFATLGFRYIIVSGMDSKEGYEIIYHYSDDSSGWVINLNVMLPHDKPEVESITPVVYGAEWIEREIMDLLGIKFLNHPKPERFLMAESWPEGDFPLRRKENKEL, encoded by the coding sequence ATGAAGATAGAAAATTTCATTGAAGAAGTAAGGAAGAAATATCCTGATATTAAAGTGGAAGAGATCAACCTCAAACGGCTGATGATCTATATATCCAAGGAATTACTGCTGGATATCACAAGTTACTTATTCGCTACTTTGGGATTTCGATATATAATAGTATCTGGCATGGATTCAAAAGAAGGTTATGAAATCATCTATCATTATTCAGATGACTCAAGTGGCTGGGTGATCAATCTTAATGTCATGCTGCCGCATGATAAACCTGAAGTGGAATCCATTACTCCGGTAGTTTATGGAGCAGAGTGGATTGAAAGAGAAATAATGGATCTGCTGGGCATCAAATTTTTAAATCATCCCAAACCGGAACGTTTTCTGATGGCTGAATCCTGGCCTGAAGGTGATTTCCCCTTGCGTAGAAAAGAGAATAAGGAGTTATAA
- a CDS encoding NADH-quinone oxidoreductase subunit B family protein, protein MGFKELCFKKSLWVYHLSAGSCNNCDIEILDCLTPRYDIERFGMKLVGSVRHADVLLVTGIVTKKTLPRVIEVYEQAPKPVVVIAIGACPCTGGIFATGYNFAGPLDKVIPVDLYIPGCPPKPEAMLAGIVKFLNK, encoded by the coding sequence TTGGGTTTCAAGGAATTATGTTTCAAGAAATCTTTATGGGTTTACCACTTAAGTGCAGGTTCCTGTAATAATTGTGATATTGAGATACTTGATTGTCTCACACCCAGATATGATATTGAGCGGTTTGGAATGAAGCTGGTGGGAAGTGTACGTCATGCAGATGTGCTGCTGGTGACCGGCATCGTTACAAAGAAAACTTTACCCAGAGTTATTGAAGTATATGAACAGGCACCCAAACCAGTTGTAGTGATTGCCATTGGTGCATGTCCCTGTACTGGAGGAATATTTGCTACGGGTTATAATTTTGCAGGACCGCTTGATAAGGTAATACCTGTGGATCTATACATCCCTGGCTGTCCTCCAAAACCGGAAGCAATGCTGGCGGGAATAGTAAAATTTCTAAATAAATAG
- a CDS encoding NADH-quinone oxidoreductase subunit H: MTREIFYFLIFPGLLFAGVIGGFLSWVDRKITARVQFRQGPPLFQPMYDFVKLLAKETIIPKYGSPLTFLLSPVFALFGATLAAVFILLPIFGIDGGFSGDLIVIIYVLNIPSVTYIIGGLASGNPLAAVGASREMKLILSYELPFLLVLTSIIIKAGMTISLSEIIDVQISQGAFIGSISGILGFITVLLCVQAKLGLVPFDMAEAEGEICDGIMIESSGTVLAIYKLVKYIMFLVLPALICGLFLGGLSLVGINILWSVLKVLLVVLLITLIRNTNPRVRIKQAMRFFWIWMNLFAVVSIILSIYGL, from the coding sequence ATGACACGCGAAATTTTTTATTTTTTAATATTTCCCGGATTATTATTTGCAGGGGTGATTGGTGGCTTTTTGAGCTGGGTTGATAGAAAGATCACCGCCAGAGTGCAATTCCGTCAGGGACCACCCTTATTTCAGCCCATGTATGATTTCGTGAAACTTCTGGCAAAAGAGACTATTATTCCTAAATACGGTTCACCGCTAACTTTTCTATTATCACCAGTATTTGCCTTGTTTGGTGCGACTTTGGCAGCAGTATTCATATTACTCCCGATTTTTGGGATTGATGGTGGATTTTCGGGAGATCTGATCGTGATAATCTATGTGCTTAATATACCCTCAGTAACTTATATTATTGGAGGTCTGGCAAGTGGAAATCCGCTGGCAGCAGTTGGTGCATCAAGAGAAATGAAGCTGATATTAAGTTATGAATTACCATTTCTGCTGGTACTCACTTCAATAATAATCAAAGCAGGGATGACGATCAGTCTCAGTGAAATCATCGATGTGCAAATCAGTCAGGGTGCATTTATCGGCAGCATATCAGGGATACTTGGTTTTATCACCGTCTTATTATGCGTGCAGGCAAAGCTGGGATTAGTTCCATTTGATATGGCAGAGGCAGAGGGAGAGATCTGCGATGGGATTATGATCGAAAGTTCAGGTACTGTACTCGCTATCTATAAATTAGTAAAATATATAATGTTTCTGGTGTTACCGGCCTTGATCTGCGGATTATTTCTTGGTGGATTAAGTCTGGTTGGCATCAATATCCTGTGGAGTGTGCTGAAGGTATTATTAGTAGTATTGCTGATAACCCTGATCCGCAACACAAATCCTCGAGTTCGAATCAAACAGGCAATGAGATTCTTCTGGATCTGGATGAATCTTTTTGCAGTGGTCAGTATAATTCTCTCAATTTATGGATTATAG
- a CDS encoding 4Fe-4S binding protein — protein MSKKILIDLSKFRDSETGSYNYGECIYDFHPNNLGMKDIIERAMMNFTCRRCEDAPCIEICPEEALERDENGIIQRATNLCVGCQSCVAVCPFGTLMNEIITSKKSICDLITCLESANPLKCMETAPEGAITLTEMDADPAQNIFRLDDHILVKEVLWEDLIKGE, from the coding sequence ATGAGCAAGAAGATATTAATTGATCTATCAAAATTCAGGGACAGTGAGACCGGCAGTTATAATTATGGAGAATGCATTTACGATTTTCATCCGAATAATCTGGGAATGAAAGACATCATAGAAAGAGCCATGATGAATTTTACCTGCCGTCGTTGTGAAGATGCTCCCTGCATTGAAATCTGTCCTGAAGAGGCCCTGGAACGAGATGAAAATGGGATAATCCAGAGAGCGACAAATCTATGTGTGGGTTGTCAATCGTGTGTAGCTGTATGCCCGTTTGGAACGCTAATGAATGAAATAATCACATCAAAAAAATCGATATGTGATCTGATAACGTGTCTGGAATCAGCCAATCCGCTAAAATGTATGGAGACAGCACCGGAAGGAGCTATCACTCTTACGGAAATGGATGCTGACCCAGCCCAGAATATTTTCCGATTAGATGATCATATATTAGTGAAAGAAGTGCTTTGGGAAGATTTAATAAAAGGTGAATAA
- a CDS encoding FAD/NAD(P)-binding protein, whose protein sequence is MQGKNIYKPILFKLDKVETESSLIKTFFIHPESDFHFKTGQFVEVTIEGVGEAPYTPSSSATISDRMEITIMKAGYVTNLMHELKGGETLGIRGPFGKGYPLEEFHGKDVIILGGGVGIAPLRCLILTMLTESEKYKKINVCLGARTPDDFIYKGWYPELRRHEKINLVRTVDKADADWQETEGVVTVLLDKLELDFSEAVAVVCGPPIMMKFGTYKLLEKGVKEKNIYLSMEKNMSCGLGKCGHCALGDYYVCKDGPVFTYDQIKDYPDIWI, encoded by the coding sequence ATGCAGGGCAAAAATATTTATAAACCCATTTTGTTCAAGCTTGATAAAGTAGAGACTGAGAGTTCTTTGATCAAGACATTTTTCATACATCCGGAATCAGATTTTCATTTTAAAACTGGTCAATTTGTGGAAGTGACAATTGAGGGAGTGGGTGAAGCACCTTATACTCCATCATCTTCGGCAACAATTTCTGACCGGATGGAAATCACCATAATGAAAGCCGGTTATGTGACCAACCTGATGCATGAGCTGAAGGGGGGAGAGACTCTTGGGATCAGGGGTCCTTTTGGCAAAGGCTATCCTCTGGAAGAATTTCACGGAAAAGACGTCATTATTTTGGGTGGAGGAGTAGGAATTGCTCCCCTGCGGTGCCTGATCTTAACCATGCTAACCGAAAGTGAGAAGTATAAAAAGATCAATGTCTGCCTGGGAGCACGGACACCAGATGATTTCATTTATAAAGGCTGGTATCCAGAACTGAGAAGACATGAGAAGATCAACCTGGTGCGCACTGTGGATAAAGCAGATGCTGACTGGCAGGAGACGGAAGGTGTGGTGACAGTGCTATTGGATAAGCTTGAGCTTGATTTTTCAGAAGCAGTGGCAGTAGTCTGCGGACCTCCTATAATGATGAAATTTGGCACATATAAATTATTGGAAAAGGGTGTTAAAGAAAAAAATATCTACCTATCGATGGAAAAGAACATGTCATGTGGACTGGGGAAATGTGGACACTGTGCTTTGGGCGATTATTATGTATGCAAAGACGGTCCCGTATTCACTTATGATCAAATCAAGGACTATCCAGATATCTGGATTTGA
- a CDS encoding 4Fe-4S dicluster domain-containing protein, protein MSVYSISKKEWAESLIRVITDYTIYAPVEKGKNADYRLMKASTVQDISYDCVIPVLPLKAFFFPIKENVVQDPSTQKRIILGVRNCDLMALKLLDAVFLDEDFLDIHYQTRRENTILIGNDCQKIKETCHCTTYGLAPFPEENMDITISPAGELLYLSIFTPKGEALLSKLEAKGLHEVEGLPENVYNKRNAIRNLLQKQNIDLPDQEETKAGILNTDDDFWKEYAAKCVSCGACSVICPTCHCFLLIDREKFEKVKNWDACQYPAFEKVAAGEDPLKRLNKRLKNRYECKYIHKPGMFDVLACTGCGRCIDACIGKIDKNKIIIAACKKD, encoded by the coding sequence ATGAGTGTCTATTCCATTAGTAAGAAAGAGTGGGCAGAATCACTCATCAGGGTCATCACAGATTATACGATTTATGCTCCTGTAGAAAAGGGTAAAAACGCTGATTACAGGCTAATGAAAGCCAGTACTGTCCAAGATATATCTTATGATTGCGTAATACCCGTTCTCCCCTTAAAGGCATTTTTCTTTCCCATCAAGGAAAACGTAGTTCAGGATCCATCAACGCAGAAGCGGATAATATTAGGAGTGCGAAATTGTGATTTGATGGCTCTTAAACTACTTGATGCGGTATTTCTGGACGAAGATTTTCTGGATATCCATTACCAAACACGACGTGAGAATACTATTCTTATAGGTAATGATTGCCAGAAGATAAAGGAAACGTGCCACTGTACAACATATGGTCTTGCGCCATTCCCCGAAGAAAATATGGATATTACAATTTCACCTGCTGGAGAATTACTATATCTTTCCATATTCACACCCAAGGGAGAGGCGCTGCTGAGCAAGCTGGAAGCCAAAGGATTGCATGAAGTGGAAGGATTGCCGGAAAATGTATATAATAAAAGGAATGCAATACGGAATCTTCTGCAAAAGCAGAACATTGACCTGCCTGACCAGGAAGAGACCAAAGCAGGCATATTAAACACAGATGATGATTTCTGGAAAGAATATGCAGCAAAATGTGTATCCTGTGGAGCATGCTCAGTGATCTGTCCTACATGTCACTGTTTTTTACTTATAGACAGGGAGAAATTTGAGAAGGTAAAAAACTGGGATGCCTGTCAATATCCGGCATTTGAGAAGGTAGCTGCTGGAGAGGATCCTTTGAAGAGGTTGAATAAGCGGTTGAAAAATCGTTATGAGTGTAAATATATCCATAAACCAGGGATGTTTGATGTGCTAGCCTGCACAGGGTGCGGCAGGTGCATTGATGCCTGTATAGGCAAGATAGATAAAAACAAAATAATTATAGCAGCTTGTAAAAAGGATTAG